Part of the Mangifera indica cultivar Alphonso chromosome 4, CATAS_Mindica_2.1, whole genome shotgun sequence genome, acaatcaaatttatgtttattatagGGTAGTAAAAGAGGATAATAGGCACTTCGATATAAAGGTTTCTCAGAATTCATAATTTAGATTCTAATTGAATATGACCTGATGTGGACACTTTTTGCTTAAAACTAAGTCGGGTAGTTTATTTATCAAGAAGATGGTAGTCTAAAAAGCAACCAACAAAAGGATAGAGGCATAGTAGCTTGTGCAAATAAAATTGGTGCTAGTTCTAttagccaaaataaaaaatacaagaaagaaagaagagaaaatttatgCATTCTTTATTCATTAACTGAAAGCCTTTAAATAAACTGTACAATGATAAACATTAAAGCATGGACAAAAATTTAAGAACCACTAACCCACAACCttaaacaactttaaataaCCTCTAACCCATTACTTTACACAAACTTAAATCCCATTactttaaacaaatttaaatccCACTACTTTAAACATGGAGaggtttcaaaaaattttagaaccattaaaacacataaaaataacTTCCTAAAAATTAGGAAATACTACCCACTTTTTAGCACACACTAACcacctattaattattaatttattatccaACAATCCCTCtcttaaactaatatttataacattagTTTAATTCGATATAATAGacactcaaattaaattttcaattaggcAAACTCCAAGTAACTTCCTAAGTTTATGAAATGCATCTAGTTTGAAGGTCTTGGTAAATATGTCAACAACTAGATCTTCACTTTTGCAGTTAATTTCTTCTCTTGTGAGATCTTATAAATAGTGAAACCTTACATCAATATGTTTGCTTCTTCCATGCAAAACAAGTTTCTTCCATAGTTTTATAGCTAAGTTGTTGTCATAATATATGAGAATGGGTAGGTCCTTCTTGCTTGAAATGAACCTCTTCAAGGATATTTCATAGCCAAATTGCTTGAGAAACACATGATGTTGTAGCTGCAAGTTTGACTTTTATGGTTGACAAACTTAGTTGGTGTAGAGACAAAATCACAGTTTTTCATCTGAAACCTGTCTAAAATCTCATGAACATAATTCTTTTaggaaataaaaattctaacacTTGATTGCACCTCTTCAATTCCCAGAAAATAATGCAACATTCAAAGATTCACCATATCAAATTCAACCATCATggatcttttaaaattttcaaacatgtcgatatcatttataatgaaaataaggtCATCCACATATAAGCACACAATAAGTATCTTCCCATCattacatattttaataaatagtgTCTATTCATATggacattttttaaaaccttcatTCAAAAACTAATCATCAATTTGACAATATCAAGCATATGGAGCCTGTTTTAACCCACATAATGTCTTTTTCAATTTGTACACTTTATCTTCACTTCCATGCTTCATATAATCAAGGGGTTGATCAATAAATACTTGTTCTTGTATATCACCATGTAAGAATGTTGATTTCACATCTAATTGAAAAATAGGCTATGAATTTTGAGCTGCTACTACAATCACCAATCTGATTGTATCATATTGAGTAACTAGAGCAAAAACTTCTTTACAGTCAATCTCATATTCTTGCTTGTATCTGTCAACTTCACCATTCTCcttcaattttgtcttttaaaccCACTTGACACTAATTGTCTTATGTCCTTTTGAAAACTCAATCAATTCCAAAGTATTGTTTCTTTCAATGGCTGCAATTTCTTCATCCATAACCTTTTGCCATTTTGATTCCTTTACAActtctttaaaatttgtaagATCACAATAAGAAAACCAAGCCAAATATGTAAGTGGGTCTTCAAACTGGTCAATTTTAGCTATTTCATAATCAAACATCCATGCGAGTCTTCTTTTAACATGTTATGGcctttgttgaatttttttcattgtaGATGAACTTTGAACATTTTTTGGAACTGCTACTTGCTGCATATTCTCTAAAGATTGTTGACTTTTctcattattattttcatcaaaaaGTGCTAGAATATCTCCTTTAATGTCATTCTCATTCCATTGTCAGGTTTGATTTTCATCGAAAACGACATCCTtgctaataataattttcttagtGATTGGATTGTAAAGCTTATAAGCTTTTGATTGCCCACTAATACCCAGAAAAATGCACTTCTCCCCCTCGTCATCTAATTTCTCCCTTTTTTGGTCTAGAACATAGGCAAAGGCAATacacctaaaaattttaaaatggttaACTGCCAGTTTTTGTCTACTTCATGTTTCCTATGGCGTCatattttgaatagaaaatgtgggatttctatttaaaatatgaatgcTTTAATTTATTGCTTCGAACTAGAAATTTTTTGGAGCACAACTTTTTGTCATAAGACTTTGTACCATATTCAAAATAGTAAAATTCTTTCTTTCACAAACACCACTCTACTGAGGTGTATATGTTGTTATAAGGTGCCTTTCTTGGTTCCATAAGTCtcacaaaaatttataaactcatGTGAGTTGTATTCTCCTCCATGGTTTGTACGAAGAATCTTTATTGGGTTTCTAACTTTCTTCTCAACAAGtgctttataacttttaaaggTTACAAAAGCTTCAGATTTTTTCTacaaaaaataaacccaatttttttttaattgtaatcattgataaaaatgataaaataccTCTTTCTCCCATTGAATGGAGGATTTATCAATCCACATGTATCAGAATGAACAATTTCCAACTACTTTCTTGTCCTGTGTGATTTTCCTTTCAAGAATGGATCATGATGTTGTTTGCTAACAACGcattcttcaaaaatttttgaAGGGCTAGCAAAAATCGGAACACCAgtaatcatatttttctattaaagtaTCTTCAGATCACTAACATTTAAATAACCATAGCAAAAATGCCACAACCAAGCCAcatcatttaattttgttgaaaaacatAATCGATTGATGCTATTGAGATAGAGAGGAAACATCCTATTTACAGTCATTTCAACTCCAGTAATTAAACCTAAATTGGCATCTTAGAATGAAACATACTCCATTTTTTATGAGAATCTCATAACCTCTTTCTTGCAATTGTCTAATGCTTagtaaatttttcttcaattgtggaattaaaaaaccatttgaaattgtttgagtaacattttcttttgtttgaatagttACCTGTCCTTTTCCCATGATCAAGACTTTCAAATTATCCCCAAACTTTACATATCGTGTACTAATTCATCTAAAGTTGAAAAGACCAATTTATCTCCACACATATGATTGTTGCATCCCATGTCTAGATACCATAGGTTCTTGTTAACCTCTTCTCTTGTATAGCAAACCATTAATAAGGAtatttcttccttcttttctgcaaaatttgaattttctcgTCTACTTTTAGAGAGATTAGTTCGACATTTAGATTTGTAATAACCATACTGGTGACATCGATAGCACTCAACATTAAACTTGTCTCTTGGTCTTAATTAGTTGAGCTAGACTGCTTTTTTCCCCTTCCTCTTCTGGCAGAATTATGAGATTGATTCTCTTAATTAGTTTATTGCAAACAAATGATTTTCATTTGAAACCTTTAATGTATATTCCTCCTCTTGCCGACTAAACTTTTGCTCAAGAACCAGTTAAGAACTTTCCAATTCATCAATTAAATGTTCTTCAATATCATTTGCTTCCTCTATacaacaaacaacaaaattaaaatttggtgttatggatcaaataattttttcatttatggtGACGTCCATCATTTGTTCACTGAGAATCCTCATTTTGTTGACGATTGTCATCGTTCATGAAATGTAATCTGTGACCAACTCTCCTATTTTCATctgtaatatttcaaattgtGAACAACGTGTTTGAAGCTGTTGCCTCCTTGCTCTTGTTGATCcttgaaatttctttttcataaagtCCCAAATATCCTTAGAAGTGTCTTTGCAAAGAATGGTTTCCAAGATTGAATGATTAGTTGCTTGGAAGACATAATTTTTGGCTTTGagatcttttaattttaatgcttCCATTTCGACTTTCTGTGTCATTGACGTTCCTTCTGCTGGTTTGGCTACTCCATTCTCAATAATCTGCCAATACTCCTTTGATCTCATGAAATTCTCCAATGCTCGTAATGACCAACAAAGCAAGGAATTGGTGGTTGGACAAAATTCTCAattgtcataattttttttttggctacaGAATAAAATAAGCTACTGCTTTCCACAAACTCTCTTATCACAAAAGTTTTaaccttgctctgataccactgttagccaaaataaaaaatacacgagagaaagaagagaaaattttttcattttttattcatcaacaaaaaaacctttaaatagACTATACAATAATAGAGACTAAAACAGAGACAAGAATTTAGGAACCACTAATCTACTACCTTAAACAACTTTAAATAGCTACTAACCCATTACTTTACACAAACTTAAATAACCTTAAATAGCCATTAATCCATTACTTTAAACATGGAGAGATGGTTACAACAAATTTTGGAACcattaaaacacataaaaataacTCTCTATAAATTAGGATACACTACCCTCTTTTTTAGTACACACTACAcactttatttacacacacactgtctattaattattaaattattatccaaCAGTTCGACTATATGTTTATGTTTTCTTCCTATCCTGCCATTTTGTTGATCGACATAAAGACAAGCATGTCTTAAGCTTATGTCATAATATTGCAAATAAGGAGTTAAAACTCGTAAACTCACCTCCCTAGTCACACTGAGttgtccaaatttttttttgtcaaattgtCTATTTAGAATTTTATGGAACTGCATAAAGACAATTTTGCATTCAGATTTAAGTCTCAAAGGAATAACCCAACTAAACCTTGAGTAATCATTGAAAAAATGTATATGGTATCTAAACCGTTCCCTCGACAAGACATGTGTTGGGCTCAAAACATTACTgcaaactaattttaaaagtgAACTCCTCTTCAAGTAGAAACTGGAAAAACAATTCCatttaatttgtcaaattgacaatcaaccaaaaaataaatgtcATTCATAAGCTCAACTGAACATTTAAGTTCTCCTCACATCTAACAATTTAAAAGTGTACTTTGGCATAATCCAGTATCGAACAATCTTTTGCAGCATACATAACTAGTAAAATGAATCTTTCTTTTACAGTGGTGGGAATGAAAAATGATtacaatttttacaaattttaacaaattccTTCTCAGTTCAAAATGATTTAAACATTCTGCAGAAACTTTGGTTTCTTTATTATGAATATCTAGCTCTATGTATTATTACCAATTAGAGTTATTTCTTTTGTGAACTAGAGTTGATCTTAACGAATTCATTCGTAACTTAACGAATAATCTACGAATCATAATCCCTATTCTTGAACATTCAATAGGAGCATCAAACTCATAGTCCAGATGCATGCtgaatatgattttatcttctttttttttttggccactGTAACAGTCAACAAAACAAAAGGGTCGCATTATGTTAGTTCAATTCTGATCAGGCTGAGTGTAGATGTTCAGCATcaccaaacaaaaccaaatgTTAGGTGTTTTTGATGCTCCTACTGAATCCATCATCTCTTCAATTCGTTCCCACTTATTCTCACTCGCTAACGACATCATCACATGGGATTATATCTTGTTTTTTGGCTGAAAGGATAGAAACCTAAAAGTTCTTGTTGTGATTAAATGGCCAGTTGCTTTGATCAGTAGACAGTTCATGTCCAAGTGGTCCTGTGTAGATTATGCAATCTGGTAATTCAGCCATCCGAATAATAATCTGAAGCAGGTCCCCtgtcattttaaatttgttcaatctttcattaaaatttgatgattaGTTGGAAGACAAACCAATGTGATACATCGTGAGCATGTCTCTTCATCACACACCACACATCCGAAGAACTACTGCAGActctttcattatatatatacacatatgatTATGTTCACCATGCAACACCAAAGTCTCAACCCTACAAACCAAAGTTATAGAAATCCACTTGATTTTCAAGTCCTCCGTGATCTATTGCCAGATTTGTGTAAACAAATCATGGGTTTTCGTTTACCTGGTATTGTTCAAGCTAAGAAACTTCTTCGAAAGCCTTCATGTCCTGCAAGCCAATCATCTGCAGTAGCCATTAATGTCCCAAAGGGCTATCTTGCAGTTTATGTTGGAGAGAACAAAAGAAAGAGATTTGTAATACCAGTATCATACTTGAACCGCTCTTCATTTCAAAACTTGCTACGTCAAGCTGAAGAAGAATTTGGATTTGACCATCCAATGGGTGGGCTCACAATTCCCTGTAAAGAAGACATCTTCATTGATCTCATTTCTCACATAGATGAGCTATGAGAGAGGACACTAACAAATTATCTGTAAATCCAATTTTATAGagttaacatattttaataccctccaaaattttgttctttttcctCCTTGAGGAGAGGAAATGTATTTACCAGTAAGGAAAATGTACGCATTCTCAACCGAAATAGTAGTAAAAAGCATCACGGAATGGAAATTTTTGTTCTTCATGTTCAATTGGCTTATTCATTCTTTCTTCTcatctatatttttcttcaattcagTTCTAATATTAATCTTTCAAACATAGCTCATCAGATCATTTTAATATTGCTCCCAATACTAGCCAAGCAACATCATTTACTGTATCGTTGCatcttcattttgataataCTTGTTTGTTTAACATGGTTGCTCATTTTTACAGGTTGAATAATTTAAGACATTGTCGTCTCTGTGAACTTCAACCTATTAGCTTTCAACTACCTTTCTTACTTGTTTAGTTCCTAAACCACCTATTGGGATTCTAACAATTAGTGTAGAAAATTGATTGACAACAAGGTCTTCCATGTTTAGTATATCCttcaatgaattttaaaatcaagttaTTAGATATTCATTCCAAATACTCCACCATAAGATTGTTTCATTTTTACAAATtgttagatatatatttgaatttcttaatcTTAGATGCTGTTTAAAGAAGgctaatttttttcctaaaaatgGTCCTTCAACAGATTATGTTCTCAACATTTACTTGTCATACATGTTAGCTGTTTACAGTTACCTTGACAATATGCAATTGTGAGATGATAGATGACTCTGAACTGTTTGATGGCAGTACTCTGACTAATATACCACGTCAAACTCACAATAACTGTTCATCTCCAATACACATAATGTaatattcaccttttaattattattattattattatttaaataggataagatttaaattttaggggataaggtaagtttcaattttaaaaatatgttattaggTAAAAGCAAGATAATAGTTAAATTTTCTATAAAgagatgagatattttatttgtgataaatgtggatttattttaaaacttatctttaaagaaaaacaaaatcaatattaataaagggagagagaggattttcttttttttttcaaaacagaGAGAAaggttttgattattgatttaGGAGGAGAAGAATTTTGAATAGGAGACTAAAATAGTGAAACTGTATTGTTGATATAAGTTTATTACATTACTTGCttttacctaataaaatatttttaaaatttaaacttaccttatcccctaaaatttaaatcttatcttatttgaataataataattaaaaggtaaATATTACACATCAGATGGGTCACTGACTTAGCACCAGTAATAAGGTAAGTAGGTCATTATGTCTCTAGCGTTGTTGCTAACTTTTGAAGGTTGAACTTGAAGACAGTGCCATGTGATCCATCAAGACTCATGTCTACCCCTAATGTCCCGCTTCACCACTCATTTCACATGAACTTTCCTGCTTATCAATCTATATATGCACATAGAAGTTGGTTCACGAGAGCAAAGCAACATAACTCTTCACATCTTCAAGTGTATAGCTTTTGCTTATTCTGCAAGTTTTTTTAGCCATCTTCTTTGTTCATTCCCGGTGATGTACACATACATATAAGATCATGGGTTTCCGTCTGCCCCGAATTGCTCAAGCTAAGCGAATTCTTCGAGGATCACTCTTCATGGCAAACCAAGATGCTTCAATGACTGTAGAAGTTCCAAAGGGCCATTTTGCCGTTTATGTTGGAGAAAATCAAAACAAGAGATTTGTGATTCCGATATCATACTTAAATAACCCTTCATTCCAAGGGCTGCTAAGTCAAGCTGAAGAGGAATTTGGATTTGAAAATCCAATGGGTGGTCTTGTAATTCCCTGCAGAGAAGATGTGTTCGTTGACCTAATTTCTAGTTTGAACAGGTCATGAAAGAGTACTCTAGCATAATTCAGTACTTAACAATTTTGTATAGCAGGCATAACTAGtaaatgaaactttgattttctttgATGCGAGCCATGGAAGATAGTTCTGTATTTGAAAAGAAAGTGTGTACAGTCTTAGaatttttacaaattctttataaaatgatattcaGTACAAATTTTTGTTCCCTTATTCAgttcaacaaaatttttcatagtTTTTGTTCCCAAGTCAGATACTGTTTACTTGTTTCTTGAATTGGGATCTTGCAATACACTATTCCCCCTAATTTTGAAGCTCTAGCTTGGTGCATGACAACCAATAAGCATAAATGAAAGAGTAATTTGAATGTATTACCGAACAGCAGAGTTGATTATTCTAATTGTGATGCTGTCTAAGCAACTTAATTGGTATATCAGGGCTTTGGATGGAATTACTTAGAGATCTTAAATAACTTGATTGGAAAGTACAGAGAAGATACATATTTGATACAAAATCAATCAGATATCGCCATGTGCTCATTAACTCAAAAAGGCTTTTAGTAGTTTGGCTGCAAGTGTAGTGATTAAAGATCACAACTGATGTGCAAATATTTCTACCCCATTCTTTGTGTTAAACGTAAGCTTCAAGTTCCTCTGAACCACTGCAAGGTTTTTCAACAACATAGCTTTGCAGAATGAAATTATGAGAAAAGAAATGATATCTAagtataacaatttaaataccCTATCAGAGAATGTGATATGGATGCTAAAATCCTTGTAATGAAGCACGCCAAGGCTTCTGCTATAGAATGCTTTGCGGTTATTCATCCTATATAATCGTAATCCTTGCAGTGTTGCAAGATTGTTGGCTGATAAGCCATTAATAATAGATCTGATGTGGTGGACATTGACCATTCCCACTATGATCAATCCACTGTGGTTCTgatacaacaaaaaaaaaaaaagtttatttatctTAATCCTGTTCCTATCAGTTTGAGTCTAGATGTTAATCATCAGTCATCACCAGACAAAACCACATGTTGTTCACTTTGTTGCTCCCACTCAATCCATCAACTCTTCAAATTCAGGTCCCAATTCTGATTGTCGCCGAGGACATTATCACATGACCTAGCTGATTGTTTGGTATAATGATGGATCCACAGATCTAATAAAAAATCGCTAGGATGCATTAACCAGCGGGCATTTCATATACACCATTAAAATTCAAGTGGACCTGTGTAGACTGTGCTGTCAGTTTCTGGGCTAAGAGTGATATAGACAACTGGAAATAAACTGCTCAATtgaaataatcatatattaaataattgggAGGCAAGCCATGTGATCGATCCTCATCAATGCTCATAATTGATTTCTCTCCACCACTTTTTTGAATGCTCTCCGTATAGCACTTGGCCTACACGCACGCATATCTAACTCACGTTTTTTGCCGCCAAATTTCAAAGTCTAATTTTATGTTAGAAGTCTCATATACTCTATTCAAAGAGTAATTGCTTTTTCTGCAagttatttgaaataattttcttgttcttccaTTTGAGGTATAAAAATCCATGTAAGATCATGGCTTTCCATCTGCCTCCTATTGTTCATACTAAACATATTCTTCGCAGCAAACCAAGATGTTTCAATAGCCACAGAAGTTCCCAATGGCCATTTTGCAGTTTATTTGGGAGAAAACCGAATAAAGAGATTTGTAATTCCAATATGGTACCTGAATCACCCTTCATTTAAAGACCTGCTAAGTCAAGCAGAGGAAGAATTTGGAGTTGATCATCCAATGGGCGGTCTTACAATTCCATTCAGAGAAAACGTGTTTGTTGATGTAATGTCTAGTTTGAAAGGGTCTTGAAAGAGTACTCtagcataattttatattcacaATTTAGTATAGCAGACACAAGACGTATCTATATTTTTCTCCTGTGGAGTCGTGGAAATTTCCCAGCTTCTCTATCCATTTGTGAAAGTGGAGCTACAGCTAGCTAAGTGGCGTGATCACAAGAGGAACAACACAACAGGTTATGATCCTGCAACAATGGATAGCACAGCAGAGTGTGGTCCTGGAAAAGGCCCGGAAATGTTCCAGCACCCAACAAGAGAAGAATCTAAAGTTTGTTGAATGAGGTGGAAGGACAACAGATCAATCTTGGAAATTAAACTTGGAGAACAAGAATTCGAAAGCTGCTGATAACCTTccttaataatattatgttttgtgtatataaatagaaCTATTAATTCAGtgaaatgtatgcaatgatttTTGCTAATAGCTATACCAGTGCTcccatttcttcttctctgtatATTTCATTCAAACAACCCCTCCCTAGCTTTGCTGAGCTCACTAGGTAAAAAATTCGCTTGGTATCAAAGCAGGTTCTCTAAAATGACAGGGTTTAGCATTGTTGCCACTGCTTCATCACAAACTACTTGCTCAACTTCTACCTTCAATTTTACAATCCCAACCAAGCTTGAACTGCATAATTACAAAACTTGGAAAACACAGGTTATACCTCCAATTAGAGATAATGATTTAGACGGAGTTATAGATGACACAAAGTTAATGCCTAACCTTTTATAACTCCAGCCTAGAACTCAAGAAATTGTAAGCATACCAATTCGTATGCTCGTATGAATTGGCATACGCTttcttgctttattttttttcagaagTATACTTCTTTGACTTGTCGAAGAGTCATGAAGTATCCCTCTTGTCCACCACCATGAATTTTTTCAATCAGTGTAGGAATTAAGTCGGAGTCactagaaatgaaaattttgctCTCGAAGAAAAGAATTGTCTTGGGTGATCCAGATGAttcttattagcttcttggatTGGTTTTAATCATTGAGGAATAGGTAAGGTTATGGTTATTAGCGATGCAATAGGCCCATAATGAGAAGGGGCATTGGTGGCGACATTGTCTTTCTCTTATCAATACTTAGTGTGGAAGTCATATCTGATTAACTTGATCAGCCACTTTTGTTGAGTTGCGGTGGTTATGTGTTGCTCCCATAAGAACTTCAAACTTCTTGGTCGACTTGGATTATAAATTTCCTTCCCATTGAGTATGGCCACTGTTTATGAAATGCAAGGACCAATGCTATCAATTCCTTCTCATATGTGAAAAGAGATAAATGTCTTCCTAAAAGAGAGGTGTTGAAGTAGGTTATTGGTTTTGAATGAGTATAACTCTTATTATGAATCTAGATGCATTGCACTCA contains:
- the LOC123212961 gene encoding auxin-induced protein X10A-like — translated: MGFRLPGIVQAKKLLRKPSCPASQSSAVAINVPKGYLAVYVGENKRKRFVIPVSYLNRSSFQNLLRQAEEEFGFDHPMGGLTIPCKEDIFIDLISHIDEL
- the LOC123212960 gene encoding auxin-induced protein 15A-like — its product is MGFRLPRIAQAKRILRGSLFMANQDASMTVEVPKGHFAVYVGENQNKRFVIPISYLNNPSFQGLLSQAEEEFGFENPMGGLVIPCREDVFVDLISSLNRS